From the genome of Blautia hydrogenotrophica DSM 10507:
AAAGATCATACCAGTGGAGTGATTGGAATTGTACTGACTGTAATCTGTTTGGTGGTTTTCGGGAACAAGAATTTTATTATTCCTTCCATGCTTGGAATTCTTGGAGTATTGACTCTGATGAGAGGAAGACTGGAGAGGAGGATAGGAGAATGACGGTTCAACAGCAGGTGATAACAATTTTGATGGTGGTACTGGGGACGATGCTGACTAGGTTTCTTCCATTCTTGATTTTTCCGGCGGATAAGCCTACTCCGAAATACATACAGTATCTCGGGAAGGTGCTCCCAGCGGCAGCCTTGGGGCTTTTGGTGGTGTATTGCTTGAAAGATGTATCTGTTTTTCAGGGAAGCCATGGGATACCGGAGCTGATTTCAGTAATTTTAATTGTGGTTCTGCATTTTTGGAAACGACAGATGTTGCTCTCCATAGCCGGAGGGACGATTTGTTATATGGTTTTAGTACAGACTGTTTTCTGAGAGGAAAGCAGTCTTTTTTAGTGGTATAGGAAAGACATTATCACGATAAGGTGTGAAAGGAATTTCCTATTACAAAAACGCGCTGATAAGGATGTGTACGCCGCAATAAGGTAGTGTACTGCGAGGTGGTGTTGCGGCGGAGTGGAGGAGAGCTCTTTGCGCTCCGACGCAGGTGGAGAATCCTGCTTGCAGGATTCTTTTTTATTCTACTGGTGAGGAAAAGAAATTTGCTTGACACAGGGTAAAAGGGATGGTATTATGATGATATCAAATTAATATCATTTATATATGAGGAGGAAAAGATATGGAGACGAAGAAAAACGTGGAGGAGAGAGTGCTGAAGGCAAAATCAGGCATGGGTATGCTGATTTTTAGTATTTTGCTGATCCTGCTATGTGCGCCGGTCATAGTCGTCGGAGTGAAAATTCGTCTGGTTGGCTTGGGGATTGTGCTGGGGGTAATTCTTGTGTTGACAGGATTTATTTTGTTGGGTGGGCTGCATATCATTCATCCCAATGAGGCGTTGGTGTTGACTCTGTTCGGCAATTATTACGGCACATTGTACGATGCAGGATTTTATTGGATTAATCCATTTTGTAGTGCAATTAATCCGACGGCACAGTCTAAAATTGTTCAGGAGAAAGAAAAAAACAGTCAGCTTGGAAAGAGTGAAATATCTATAAGTGTATCTAAAAAAGTCTCACTGAAGACGATGACTCTGGACAACAAAAAGCAAAAAGTTAATGATGCACTGGGAAATCCTGTAGAGATTGGAATCATAGTAATCTGGAAGGTTAAAAATGCAACTTGGTCGGTATTGAATGTGGAAAATTACAAGGAATATCTTTCTATTCAATGCGACGCGGTTACTAGAAATGCAGCTCGGAATTATCCTTATGATACAGCTGAGGAGGCTGAGGAGAAGACTCTGCGGGGGAGCAGTCAGGAGATTGCAGATATCATGCAGGATGAACTGCAGATGAAGGTGGTAGATGCAGGAATTGAGGTAATAGATGTGAGGATTACCCATCTGGCTTATGCTCCTGAGATTGCTTCTGCAATGTTACAGCGTCAGCAGGCCACGGCGATTATTGATGCCCGCCAGAAGATCGTGGAAGGAGCAGTGGGTATGGTGGAAATGGCGTTGAACCAGTTAAGTGAGAATGAGATTGTGGAATTGGATGAGGAGCGAAAGGCTGCCATGGTCAGCAATCTGTTGGTAGTTCTCTGCGGAAATAAAGATGCTCAGCCTATTGTAAACAGCGGTTCTATCTATTAAAATATGGGAAAATGCCTTTGTGTGCTGAGAGATATGAAAAATGACCGAGCAAAGCGAGGGATACTTCTTGAACGCTAGTTCAAGAAAGGGGAGAAAACGAGAATTGACTGAGCAGAGCGAGGGATACTTCTTGAATGCTAGTTCAAGAAGGTGGAGAAAACGATAAAACAGTTGCGGAAAGGAGGGCGGCAGATGTCCGATGAAAAGGCGAAAGAAAAAGCAAAGAAGCAGATTCCTTTGAGGGTATCAGCCAGCCTTTACGCTGAAATTGCGCAGTGGGCGGAAGACGATTTCCGGTCTATCAATGGGCAGATTGAATTTCTGCTGACGGAATGTGTAAAATATCGGAAAAAAAAGGATAAAGAATGAAAGTGGAATAAAACACAAAAATTTATAGAAATTTCAGAAAAGAGAGGAATTGTGTCGAAAATAAGATGCGATTACTCTCTTTTTCTGTCCATATTATATAAGATAAGAAAAGAACATTTTTTAGACACAAAAACCATGTTATAATGAAAGATAGTTACGGAACGAAAGTGGAGTAACTATCCGCTACTTTGTGACGAACGAAGAGAGTCACAAAGGGACCCGAAGAGGAGTGAAGGATGAGCGGACTGGAAAATCCAGCGAAGCCGCGTGTATAGAACGGAATTCGTATGGGAGAGACTGAGTGATGCAGAATACTTTGAGAGAATAGGCTGCTAAAGATCATATTTTGCATCCTACGGCTGCCGGGCTTGTTATACATGGAGAAGAATATGGACCTGACAGAACGATTTTGAAATTACGGTTGTGAAAAAATGGAGATAAAAAAACTATCGAAAAAGACAGTACTGTAGCTTGAACGTATTCTGGAATATATGGTTCCTGGCAGAGAATAAAAAACAAGTGAATATAGAAGAAATTATTGGAGTAAGAGTCAAGAGTGCGAGTCTTGGTCAACGAACTTGCGAAATTGGAAAAGATATAAGCAACAGAGAAAAATAAAGGGTGCGAATATAGCACTATGTGATGATAAAGCAACAAGAACCATGGTGCTGCAAAAAATTGGCCGATTGGTTATCGAATTACAGGAGAATCCGTGATGGAACGAGGGATGAGAGGAATGAAAAATTTAGTAGTGGGAATCCTGGCTCATGTGGACGCGGGAAAGACGACTCTTTCGGAGAGTATGCTGTATTTAAGCGGAAGCATCCGAAAATTAGGCCGTGTGGATCACCAGGACGCCTTTTTAGATACTTATGATTTGGAGAGAAGCAGGGGAATCACAATTTTTTCAAAACAAGCGGTGTTCTCTTTGAAAGACTGCCGGATTACCCTGCTGGATACCCCGGGACATGTTGATTTTTGCGCGGAGATGGAGCGAACGCTACAAGTGTTGGACTACGCGATTTTGGTCATCAGCGGGGCGGATGGAGTCCAAGGACATACGCAGACGCTGTGGCGGCTTCTGCAAAGATATAAAATTCCTGTATTTTTGTTTGTTAATAAAATGGACCAGGACGGCACAGACCGAGAAAAGTTGATGGAAGAGCTGAAAAGAAAGTTAGACGAAGGCTGCGTCGACTTTAGCCAGGAGACAGAGGAGTGGATGGAAGAACTAGCGATGTGCGATGAGAGACTGCTAGAAGAGTATTTGGAGAACGGCAGACTTCCTGTCAAAGAAATTCCGGGGCTGGTCAAAAATAGACAGGTCTTTCCCTGCTATTTTGGGTCGGCGCTGAAGCTTGACGGAGTGAGGGAATTTCTGGAAGGTCTGGAAAAATATACGGCCGCTTCCTCCTATCCGGAGGTATTCGGAGCAAAAGTCTATAAAATCGCCAGAGATGGCAGCCGGCTTACTTATCTGAAAGTGACTGGTGGATGTCTTCGAGTCAAGATGCCGCTCACGAACCGAAAAGAAGGACAGGAGCATAGCGAGCAGCGCTGGGAGGAAAAAGTAGATCAGATTCGTATCTATTCTGGTGCAAAATATGAGACAGTGCCGGAGGCTTGTGCCGGGATGGTGTGTGCAGTGACGGGACTGAATCACACCTATCCCGGTCAGGGGCTGGGGGCTGAGGTGGATTCTGGGCCTCCAATGCTTCAGTCTGTACTGAATTATCAGATCATCCTTCCTCCGGACTGTGACCCTTATCAGACGCTGGGCAAGTTAAGGGAGTTGGAAGAAGAGGACCCACAGCTTCATCTGGTCTGGAATGAAAAGCTGGGAGAGATTCATGCTCAGGTGATGGGGAGAGTACAGATTGAGATTCTGAAAAGCCTGATCTGGGACAGATACAAGATTCCTGTGGAGTTTGGCGTCGGAAATATTGTGTACAAGGAGACAATAGAGAACACGGTGGAGGGCGTCGGCCATTTTGAGCCTCTCCGGCACTATGCCGAGGTTCATTTGTTGTTGGAACCTCAGGAAAGAGGCAGCGGTTTGGTCTTCAGCACCAGTTGCAGTGAAGATGAGTTGGATAGGAATTGGCAGCGTCTGGTGCTGACACATTTGGCGGAGAAGGAACATTTAGGGGTTCTGACGGGTTCTCCAGTCACAGACATGAAGATTACCCTGATCGGTGGGAGGGCTCATGCAAAGCACACAGAAGGCGGCGATTTTCGGCAGGCTACATACAGGGCAGTCCGACAGGGGCTGAGAAAAGCAAAAAGCGTGCTGCTGGAACCGTATTATGAGTTTCGTCTGGAAATACCGACGGAGAATGTGGGTAGAGCGCTGTCTGATATTCAGCGTATGAACGGAAGTTTTCAGCCTCCGGTGACAGAGGAGGATATGACTTTGCTTACTGGGGAGGCGCCGGTATCCGCAATGCGGGACTATCAGACGGAGGTAGTTTCCTATACCAAGGGCAGGGGGCGACTGTTCTGTGCTTTGAGCGGATATCAGCCATGCCAGGAACAGGATGAGATAGTGGGAGAGATCGGCTATGACCCGGAGAGTGATTTGGAAAATCCCACGAGTTCCGTTTTCTGTGCCCACGGGGCAGGCTTCGTGGTTCCTTGGAACCAGGTGGAAGAGTACATGCATGTGGAGAGCATCTGGGAGGAGGCGAAACAGGAGCGGCCGGACGTAGCCGCGCAGGTTTACAGTGTTCCCGCTTATGAGGACAGAAAAAGCTTTGAACAAGAAGAGAAAGAGCTGAGAGAAATTTTTGAGAGGACCTACGGTTCGGCAAAACGGCCCAAGGAGGTGCTGAGTGGCAGAGTAACTCGGACATATTCTGAGAGACCCATCAGGAGGCACAGAATGGTTCCAGAAAAGGAGTATCTTCTGGTGGACGGCTACAATATTATCTTTGCCTGGGAGGATTTAAAAGAGCTGGCGGAAGTTAATATTGACGGGGCCAGGACGAAGCTGATGGACATTCTCTGCAATTACCAAGGTTATAAAAAATGTGTTTTGATTCTTGTCTTTGACGCTTACAAAGTAGAGGGACATGAATGTGAAGTGACGGATTATCATAACATCCATGTGGTCTACACAAAAGAGGCAGAGACCGCAGATCAATATATAGAGAAAGTGGTTCATGAGATCGGGAGAAAATACCAGGTGACGGTAGCTACCTCTGATGGCCTGGAACAAGTGATTATACGGGGGCAGGGGGCCAGCCTGCTGTCAGCCAGAGAACTAAGAGAAGAGATTTCCCTGGTAAATGAGCAGATTCGCCAGGAGTGTGACCAAAGAAGGCAAAGAGGAAAAAACTACCTTTTCGATCATCTCTCCGAGGAGCTGGTGGATTATATGGAAGAGGTTCGTCTGGGGAAAAAAGAGATAGAGTAGAGGTGTAAAAAAATGCCAGAGTTGAGCAATCGAGTGAATTTATTTACAGATTCTGTGATTCGGCGTATGACCAGAATCAGTGACGAATACGGAGCGATTAACCTGTCTCAGGGCTATCCTGATTTTGCGCCGCCGAGACCAATGCTAGAACGGCTAAAAGAGGTAGCTATGGAAGGGCCTCACCAGTATTCGGTGACTTTTGGAGCTGAAAATTTAAGAGCCGCGCTGGCGAATAAATTCGGAAAGGCAATTCAAAGAGAGATCGATCCCAAGGAGGAGGTGTTGGTGACCTGCGGCGGAACGGAGGCGATGATGTCCGCGATGATGACGGTCTGCAACCCCAAAGATAAGGTGATCGTGTTTAGTCCTTTCTATGAGAATTACGGAGCAGATGCCATCCTTTCCGGAGCAGAACCGATCTATGTGCCTTTGATACCGCCGGATTTTCATTTTGAACCTCAAGCGCTGGAAGAGGCTTTTTGCCAGAATGCAAAAGCGTTGATTCTGTGTAATCCCTCCAATCCTACAGGAAAAGTATTCACGCTGGAAGAGCTGAATTTGATCGGACGGCTTGCCAAGAAATACGACGCTTTCATTATCACAGACGAGGTCTATGAGCATATGGTATATCCGCCTAACCGGCACATCTATATGGCGAGCCTGCCAGATATGTATGAGCGGACAGTCAGTTGCAGTTCTCTGTCTAAGACTTACTCGATCACTGGATGGAGGCTGGGATATCTGATTGGTCCCAAAAGAGTGATTGAAAATGCGAAAAAGGTTCACGATTTTCTGACCGTGGGGGCGCCCTCTCCATTGCAGGAGGCTGCCTGTGTCGGTGTGAATTTTCCAGATGAGTACTATAGGGATTTCAGCGAGATGTATAGAGAAAAGAGGGACTACTTCTGTCGGAGGCTGGATGAGATGGGCCTGAAACACACGCTGCCACAAGGTACCTATTTTGTGCTTTTGGACATTTCAGATTTCCTGGCTATGGAAAAGTTTGAAGGCTTTACAGATTTGCAGTTTTGCGAGTGGATGACACGGGAGATCAAGGTGGCAGCGGTGCCAGGGTCCAGCTTCTTTCGGGAACCGGTGAACCATCTGATACGTCTTCATTTTGCCAGAAGTAAGGAGACATTGGATGAGGCGCTGAATCGGCTGGAAAAGATGGCCGCCATGCTGGAGCATTAAAAAATGTGCTCTTTTGAACAAGGAGAGAAAGAAAATTTAAGGGTACATAGGAATTGAGGGGAGGAAACTGAAAACATTCCGCGGGATTGAGTCGCGGCGAAACATAAGGCGCTGCTGAAGCGGTCAGCCGCAGGCGGGGAATCCTGCCGGAAGGAATTAAAAAAGGGGGAAAAAACGATGAGACTGAAAGATGCGATTTCTACTTTATCATTCGGACAAAAGAGGGGAAAGCTGAATGTTATGTATACACAATGGGGAGAGTGTGTGGCTCAGGAATCCAAGAAGTCTGATTATGTCCCACTGAAGGAGTATCCGAGACCACAGATGAGAAGAAAACAGTATCAGATTCTCAACGGTTGGTGGCGATACATGGTTGTCAAAGAAAAGAGTTGGGAAATTCCCAGAGGCCGAAAATTCCAGGGAAAAATTCTGGTTCCGTTTTCACCGGAAAGCCTATTGTCGGGTGCAGATTTTCAGCTTTTGCCGGGCGAGACTCTCTGGTATGAACGGGAGGTTGATCTAAAGCCGGAAGAGAATCAGGGCAGACGGCTCCTCCTTCATTTTGGAGCTGTAGATCAGGAATGCAAGGTTTTTTGGAACGGAACGTTGGTGGGAGAGCATTTGGGAGGATATCTTCCTTTTTCTATGGATATCACTGGTTACGTCCGGGAAGGAAAGAACAAAATTCAGGTGGCTTGTCGGGATGAGAGCGACACCGGATGGAGAACCCGGGGTAAGCAGAAGCTAGAGGCAGGCGGAATGTTTTATACTGCTCAGAGCGGAATCTGGCAGACGGTATGGTTGGAGTGGGTTCCAGATGTCTATGTTCGCAGATTGAAGATATCCCCGGATTATGATTCGGAAGCTCTGGATCTCGGGATATATCCGGGAGGCAGCAAACCAGGAGAAGTCAGCTCTCTTTGGGTGGAAGTCTATGAGGGAGACGGACTGGTTTATCGTCATGAGGCACAGATGCAGAAGGAATCCGTCACGGTTCATCTGAAGATTCCGAATTTTCACAAGTGGAGTCCGGAAGACCCGTTCCTCTATGGTCTTAGAGTAGGTCTGGGAGAAGATGTGGTGGAGAGCTATTTCGCCATGAGAGTCTTCACGAAGGAGCCGGATACGCAGGGAGTGCCGCGCCTTTGTCTGAATCATCGACCATACTTTTTCAACGGCGTGTTGGACCAAGGGTATTGGCCGGATGGTCTGTGCACAGCGCCCACAGACGACGCGCTGAGAGCGGATATCATAAGGATGAAAAGATTAGGTTTCCGGCTGATGCGTAAGCACTGCAAAATAGAGCCGTTGCGGTGGTACTATCACTGTGACCGCCTGGGAATGGTGGTCTGGCAGGATATGGTCAACGGCGGGGAGAGCTATGACATGAAACGTCTCTGTTATCTTCCAACGGTTTTGCCGAAGCTGACGGAGGGAAAATCGTGGTCTGCGGCTGCTGCGGGGCGTAAAAATATGAAGGGTTGCCAGGAATGGCTGGCAGAGTGCCGGGAAACTATACGGACACTCTATAACAGCCCGTGCGTGGGGGCTTGGGTGATTTTCAATGAAGGATGGGGGCAATTTGCCACGGAGCCTGTCACAAGGATGGTGAAAAAGGCTGACCCGTCCAGGCCAGTGGACTCAGCCAGTGGATGGTTTGACTGTGGATGCGGCGATATAAAAAGCGTCCACAACTATTTTGAGACGTTAATCTGTCCGAAAGACAGAAGAACAGGAAAAATAGAAGAGGCGAGAGCCTGCGTGATTTCAGAGTACGGAGGGCTTGCGCTGGCTATAGAAGGTCATCTGTCCAGCGACCGTGTATATGGCTATAGGAAGCTGAAGACGGGAGAGGAATTTCAAAGAAGATATGAGCAGTTTCAAAGTCAATTGAAAAAGTTACAGAGAGAAGGACTTTCGGCAGCGATCTATACTCAGGTATCGGATATTGAAGATGAGATCAACGGTATCTATACTTATGATCGGAAAGTATGTAAATTGCAGTAGTTTATGAAAAATGCCCGCCAAAAGCAGGAGAAAAATCCAGCTTTGGCGGGCTATTCAGCTTTCGCAGTAGATTAGCGGTAATGGATTCCGTTCCAGTATACGGGATCTTTGACAATGGTTTCAGGCAGAAGTTCTACGCCGTCCAATGCCCATTTTTTGAATTCTGTGAAGCCAGTCCGGTCGATGATATAGCCTACGTGCTCCTTGCCGCCTGGCGCAGAACGGTCGATGTATTTTTCTACAAATTTGTAGGTATTTAAGATTACTTTTATGATCGTGTCCTCATCTACCCATACCAGAAAATCTTCGCCTAGGCGGGGATTGCGCTTTCCAGTTCGGCCCATAATCGTCAGACGATAATATTTCTGCTGACTTCTGGTCCAGGCACGAGTGGGACATTTTGTGACGCAGACGCCGCAACCTACACATTTTTCGGCATTTCGTTCGATTTTATAGTTTTCCATGCGAAGCACATTCACGGATAATTTGTCACAGCCTTTGATACAAGCGCTGCAAGATACGCAGCGGGACGGTTCATACTGGGGAATGGTCATTCCGATGATACCGAAATCGTGCATTCTGGCCTTGATGCAGTCGTTGGCACAGCCAGTCAAAGCGATCTTAAAATGCAGATCGTTGGGGAAAATTGCGTCTTCGATTCTCTTTGCGAAGGCCGCTGTGTCATAGTTGGCAAAGGGACAGACACGGTTTCCGATACAGGCGCTGACATTTCTGGTCCCTGAGGCGGGATAGCCGGTTCCGGGAATGGTCTGGTTGATTCCGAGATTTTCAATGATCGGCTGAAGCTCCTGGTTTACTTTTTCTATGTCGGTTAAGGAAATTCCCTCAATCTCAAATCCTTGACGGGTGGTCAGATGTACGCTGCCGTTTCCGTATTTACGGGCAATTTCAGCTACTTTGGATAAGACCTCAGCGTTGCATTTGCCGCCAGGTACACGGACTCTGGAGGCTGTCTCCCCACGGTGCTTGGAGACACGAAAAGCATTTTTTTTCAATTTTTTGGTATTGATATCTAGATACATATGCCATCTCCTCCTAATCCATTAATTTTTTTCCTTCGGTGTAGTTAAATACAGGTCCGTCCAGGCAGATGTAGGCGTCGCCCATCCGGCAGTGACCACATTTTCCCAGACCGCAGCACATCTTTCTTTCCTGAGAAATCCAGATCTGTTCGTCCTTGATTCCAAGCTTTTCCAGTTCTGCCACAGCGAATTTCATCATCACAGGAGGTCCTACCACGATGGCGGCCGCATTTTGAAGTTTTCGGAATTTTAAATCGGGGATGTATTTTGTCACCAGACCCACCTGATAGCCAGGTTCTTTCGCAGAGTCCACAGTGACGGTGAGGTTCATCTGGGATTCCCAGCGCTTTAAATCTTCGTGGAACAGAATATATTCTGGGGCTTTAAAGCCTACGATTGTGGTCAAGGAAAGTACCTCCTGGGGATGGTTTCCAAAGTAGTCGACGACAGCTTTGACTGGTGAGACGCCGGTGCCCCCTGCAATGACAACCAGTTCTTTTCCCTGATAGTCGGACACGTCAAAACCGTTTCCGTAGGGGCCGCGCATGAAAAGAGTTTTTCCCACTTTGTTTTCAAAGATTTCATTGGTGACCTTTCCTACTTTTCGGATGGTTAAATCCACGTAATCTTCACCGATACCGCTGACAGAGATCGGAGCTTCGCCATATTTTGGAATGGACACTTCAAAAAACTGGCCGGGCTTCACAGTTCCCACAAAGCTCATACGGAATGTATATTCAATATCCGTGTGCCGGATAATTTCTTTGATCTGTGATAAGAAAGGCATGTATTCATTGCTCATTTTTTTGTCCTCCTATCTCTGAGAGTTTGTGCAGGCAGTGGATATAGGAGATATATTCCGGACAGACATTCTCGCAGCGTCCGCAGCCCACGCACATATGATAGCCAAAGCGGTTTTTATAGTTGTAGACCTTGTGCAGCACTTTGAAGCGCATCCGCTCTCCCTGGTCCTTGCGGAAACGGATGCCGCCGGCGATATCTGAGTAACCGTCCACCTGGCAGGATGCCCACACACGGCGGCGTTCCCCGGCATTTTCGTTGTCTCGATAGAAGATGTCCTGCATTGTGAAGCAGGTACAGGTGGGACAGACAAAATTACAGCGCCCACAGCCGATGCAGCGCCCGGCATATTCCTGCCACATTTCGTGAAGTCCGATATCTTCTGGGAGGTGTACTGGGAGACAGACTTTCTCTTCATTCTCGGAGACATACTGAATTTTGCTGTCTTTTTGAGGGGCACTCAGTCCTTGGGCAGATTTTTTTAGTTCATCATCTTTGAATTCCAGGTAAAACCCGTCCTTTTCGGGGTGGATGTAAGCATCGTAACCGTCAGACTGATTTGTTCCCATACTCACACAGAAGCAGGACTCAAAAGAATGCTCACAACCCATGAGAATGAATTTCGCATTTTTACGGGCTTCCTGATAGTAATAGTCCACGGCGCCATTGCGAAGATAGATTTCATCCAGCCTCTTCAGCGCATGGAGCTCGCAGGAACGCAGAAAAATTAACCGTTTTTTCTTAGGTTCCGGCAGTTTTGTGCTGCTTTCTGTGAAATACATGATGGTGTCAGAGATGGGCAACAGCGTCTCTTTGAAGCTGTAGTCTGATTTCTTGTCCCACACGAGCTCCTCCAGGGAATTCAGGATTCCATAGCGGACGGTGACGGTGTCTGAGAAACAGCCGTCCCCGGGGAACCGTTTAGGTCCATAGACGTCATACTCTTTTTGCAGTTTCTCGAGAAGACAGGAAGCTGTTTTTATGTTGAAAAGATTTCCCATATGCGTTCTCCTTTTCTTATTTTTGTTTGTAGAAATCTGACAGTCCGTCCATATTCGGGAGGATGAACTGTTGGTTTTGATAGTACAGCAGGTCCCTTTGGGAGAGACTTTTGCAGGCACGGGAGACATTCTCCCTGGGTGCTCCGACAAAATCTGCCAGCAGGGTCATGGTTAGTTTTACCTGGATATGTACGCCGTCTTTTTTTCTCACTCCAAAGTCGCGCCCCAGTTTCCAGAGCTTTGCGGCAATTTTTCTCTCCAGGAGAAGGCTGCCGCTGGTGTTTTTCAGCTGATGGCTGAGGCGCCAGATATACCTTTCATACTCTGTCATGACCGCTTGGGTCAGACAGGGATGACAGATCATCAGTTTCTGGAAATTTCTGAGCGGAATTTCCAGAATTTGTGCAGACTGAACTGCTTCGCAGAAGACGGAGACAGGTCTTTGGCTGACAATATTGTGGTTCAGAAGATGGCCTTTTCCCAAGATAAACAAAATCTTTTTGTTTCCATGTTTGGTTAAATTATAGACCATGACCTCGCCTTCCAACAGAAGATAGACCTGTTCCTCATAGATTCCGGCGTGAAAGATGATTTCTCTTTTGGAATATTCACAGAGACGTCCTAGATTTAGGAGGGTCTGAATGATATCCTGCGGGAGATCTTTGAAGAAAGCCGAAGTTTGCAGCTGCTGAATGCTTGATGTGTTCATGAAATCCTCCTATGTGAAAGTGCGGCAGACGATCTGATTTCCCAGAGCTATAAAAGGGCATGGCACCCCTGTACACTGAGGGTAATAAAAAGAAAAACATTTCGCTGTGATATTTGTCACAATTTCATAGAAAAAGTTCTGCCGCACAGTGTATGAAAGTTTTCTTTCAATATAGATATTTATTAATACGTTCATTATATGGTATGAAAGAAAATAGAGTCAAGGAAGTAGGAGTGCAGATAAAGTTGAATTTTTTTCGTCAGTTCCCAAAAGGGAACCAAGTTGCAGCCTCCAAAACTGAAAAAATGGTTGTCTTCCCAATTTACAGATGCTATAATAAAAAACAAAAATTCATGGATAAGCATACCTCCTGCCACCGGGTAGGGGGAAGGAATGCCTGATTGTCTGGCGGTAGGTCTTAGAAGCCGGACAATCAGGCTTTTTCTGTCTGAAGAATACATCCGGGTGTTCCGAGGCACTGTGTCATTGTGGGCAACGGCGGACCGCTGCCGTGCGGCTGATCTGAGAAAGGGGAGGAAAAATGAACGGGTTAAAGAGAGAATACTTCAAATATATATCTTTGAATATTATGGGAATGCTGGGATTGTCTTGTTACATTTTGGCGGATACCTATTTTGTCTCCAATCGGATGGGAACAAATGGGCTGGCAGCTTTGAATCTGGCTATAGCAGTATACAGCCTGATTCACGGCACGGGGCTGATGATCGGCATTGGTGGTGCGACCAGATATACGATCAGCAGGTCTCAGGGGAAAACGCGCCGGGCATCAGAAGCGTTCTGGGACAGCTTGGTGCTGGGAATGGCAGCAGCAGCTTTTTTTATGGCAGCAGGCGTCTTTGGTGCGGAGTTTTTCGCGAAGCTTTTGGGGGCGAATGAAGAGATTTTGCCGTTGACAGCGGTCTACCTCAGGACGATTTTGTGTTTTTCACCATGTTTCATATTGAATAATATCGTACTGGCATTTGTCCGAAACGATGGCTCGCCA
Proteins encoded in this window:
- the asrA gene encoding anaerobic sulfite reductase subunit AsrA; amino-acid sequence: MGNLFNIKTASCLLEKLQKEYDVYGPKRFPGDGCFSDTVTVRYGILNSLEELVWDKKSDYSFKETLLPISDTIMYFTESSTKLPEPKKKRLIFLRSCELHALKRLDEIYLRNGAVDYYYQEARKNAKFILMGCEHSFESCFCVSMGTNQSDGYDAYIHPEKDGFYLEFKDDELKKSAQGLSAPQKDSKIQYVSENEEKVCLPVHLPEDIGLHEMWQEYAGRCIGCGRCNFVCPTCTCFTMQDIFYRDNENAGERRRVWASCQVDGYSDIAGGIRFRKDQGERMRFKVLHKVYNYKNRFGYHMCVGCGRCENVCPEYISYIHCLHKLSEIGGQKNEQ
- the asrB gene encoding anaerobic sulfite reductase subunit AsrB, which encodes MSNEYMPFLSQIKEIIRHTDIEYTFRMSFVGTVKPGQFFEVSIPKYGEAPISVSGIGEDYVDLTIRKVGKVTNEIFENKVGKTLFMRGPYGNGFDVSDYQGKELVVIAGGTGVSPVKAVVDYFGNHPQEVLSLTTIVGFKAPEYILFHEDLKRWESQMNLTVTVDSAKEPGYQVGLVTKYIPDLKFRKLQNAAAIVVGPPVMMKFAVAELEKLGIKDEQIWISQERKMCCGLGKCGHCRMGDAYICLDGPVFNYTEGKKLMD
- the asrC gene encoding sulfite reductase subunit C, with the protein product MYLDINTKKLKKNAFRVSKHRGETASRVRVPGGKCNAEVLSKVAEIARKYGNGSVHLTTRQGFEIEGISLTDIEKVNQELQPIIENLGINQTIPGTGYPASGTRNVSACIGNRVCPFANYDTAAFAKRIEDAIFPNDLHFKIALTGCANDCIKARMHDFGIIGMTIPQYEPSRCVSCSACIKGCDKLSVNVLRMENYKIERNAEKCVGCGVCVTKCPTRAWTRSQQKYYRLTIMGRTGKRNPRLGEDFLVWVDEDTIIKVILNTYKFVEKYIDRSAPGGKEHVGYIIDRTGFTEFKKWALDGVELLPETIVKDPVYWNGIHYR
- a CDS encoding Crp/Fnr family transcriptional regulator; this encodes MNTSSIQQLQTSAFFKDLPQDIIQTLLNLGRLCEYSKREIIFHAGIYEEQVYLLLEGEVMVYNLTKHGNKKILFILGKGHLLNHNIVSQRPVSVFCEAVQSAQILEIPLRNFQKLMICHPCLTQAVMTEYERYIWRLSHQLKNTSGSLLLERKIAAKLWKLGRDFGVRKKDGVHIQVKLTMTLLADFVGAPRENVSRACKSLSQRDLLYYQNQQFILPNMDGLSDFYKQK